A portion of the Gorilla gorilla gorilla isolate KB3781 chromosome X, NHGRI_mGorGor1-v2.1_pri, whole genome shotgun sequence genome contains these proteins:
- the LOC115932289 gene encoding cancer/testis antigen 47A-like, with protein MSATGDRHPTQGDQEAPVSQEGAQAEAAGAGNQEGGDSGPDSSDMVPAAEVVGVAGPVEGLGEEEGEQAAGLAAVPRGGSAEEDSDIGPATEEEEEEEGNEAANFDLAVVARRYPAAGIHFVLLDMVHSLLHRLYHNDHILIENRHLSRLMVGPHAAAPNLWGNLPLLLLPQRLGAGAAARAGEGLGLIQEAASVPEPAVPADLAEMAREPEEEAAEEPAEEAAEEKLSEEATEEPDAEEPATEEPTAQEATAPEEVTKSQPEKWDEEAQDAAGEEEKEQEKEKDAENKAENSKGT; from the exons ATGTCTGCCACAGGGGACCGACACCCGACCCAAGGGGACCAGGAGGCCCCGGTAAGCCAGGAGGGAGCACAGGCCGAGGCGGCCGGAGCTGGTAACCAGGAGGGCGGCGACTCCGGCCCCGACAGCAGCGACATGGTGCCTGCGGCCGAGGTGGTCGGAGTCGCAGGGCCCGTGGAAGGCCTcggggaggaggagggtgagCAGGCGGCAGGCCTGGCCGCAGTCCCCCGGGGCGGGAGCGCCGAGGAGGACTCGGACATCGGGCCCGCgacggaggaagaggaggaggaagaggggaacgAGGCGGCCAACTTCGACTTGGCGGTGGTCGCCCGTCGCTACCCGGCGGCGGGCATTCACTTCGTGCTCCTGGACATGGTCCACTCCCTTCTCCACCGCCTCTATCACAACGACCACATCCTCATAGAGAACCGTCACCTCAGCCGCCTGATGGTGGGGCCCCACGCTGCTGCGCCCAACCTCTGGGGCAACCtccccctgctgctgctgccccagaggctgggtgcaggggccgCAGCCCGGGCGGGCGAGGGCCTGGGCCTGATCCAGGAGGCCGCATCGGTCCCAGAGCCTGCAGTGCCAGCTGACCTGGCCGAGATGGCCAGGGAGCCCGAGGAGGAGGCCGCAGAGGAGCCCGCGGAGGAGGCCGCAGAGGAGAAGCTCTCAGAGGAGGCCACAGAGGAACCAGACGCAGAGGAACCGGCCACAGAAGAACCGACCGCACAGGAGGCCACGGCCCCAGAGG AAGTCACTAAATCTCAGCCCGAAAAGTGGGATGAAGAGGCCCAAGATGCTGCAGGcgaggaagagaaagaacaagaaaaagagaaggatgcGGAAAACAAGGCAGAGAACTCCAAAGGGACCTAG
- the LOC115932301 gene encoding cancer/testis antigen 47A-like: MSATGDRHPTQGDQEAPVSQEGAQAEAAGAGNQEGGDSGPDSSDMVPAAEVVGVAGPVEGLGEEEGEQAAGLAAVPRGGSAEEDSDIGPATEEEEEEEGNEAANFDLAVVARRYPAAGIHFVLLDMVHSLLHRLYHNDHILIENRHLSRLMVGPHAAAPNLWGNLPLLLLPQRLGAGAAARAGEGLGLIQEAASVPEPAVPADLAEMAREPEEEAAEEPAEETAEEKLSEEATEEPDAEEPATEEPTAQEATAPEEVTKSQPEKWDEEAQDAAGEEEKEQEKEKDAENKAENSKGT, from the exons ATGTCTGCCACAGGGGACCGACACCCGACCCAAGGGGACCAGGAGGCCCCGGTAAGCCAGGAGGGAGCACAGGCCGAGGCGGCCGGAGCTGGTAACCAGGAGGGCGGCGACTCCGGCCCCGACAGCAGCGACATGGTGCCTGCGGCCGAGGTGGTCGGAGTCGCAGGGCCCGTGGAAGGCCTcggggaggaggagggtgagCAGGCGGCAGGCCTGGCCGCAGTCCCCCGGGGCGGGAGCGCCGAGGAGGACTCGGACATCGGGCCCGCgacggaggaagaggaggaggaagaggggaacgAGGCGGCCAACTTCGACTTGGCGGTGGTCGCCCGTCGCTACCCGGCGGCGGGCATTCACTTCGTGCTCCTGGACATGGTCCACTCCCTTCTCCACCGCCTCTATCACAACGACCACATCCTCATAGAGAACCGTCACCTCAGCCGCCTGATGGTGGGGCCCCACGCTGCTGCGCCCAACCTCTGGGGCAACCtccccctgctgctgctgccccagaggctgggtgcaggggccgCAGCCCGGGCGGGCGAGGGCCTGGGCCTGATCCAGGAGGCCGCATCGGTCCCAGAGCCTGCAGTGCCAGCTGACCTGGCCGAGATGGCCAGGGAGCCCGAGGAGGAGGCCGCAGAGGAGCCCGCGGAGGAGACCGCAGAGGAGAAGCTCTCAGAGGAGGCCACAGAGGAACCAGACGCAGAGGAACCGGCCACAGAAGAACCGACCGCACAGGAGGCCACGGCCCCAGAGG AAGTCACTAAATCTCAGCCCGAAAAGTGGGATGAAGAGGCCCAAGATGCTGCAGGcgaggaagagaaagaacaagaaaaagagaaggatgcGGAAAACAAGGCAGAGAACTCCAAAGGGACCTAG